A part of Dehalogenimonas sp. W genomic DNA contains:
- a CDS encoding CoA-binding protein produces the protein MRKEQKILKKAGTIAVVGASPDISRHSNAVTAYLIASGFRVIPVNPNAAEVLGLKSYPDLKSVPEPVDIVNVFRASEHTPEIAEDAVAIGARVLWLQQGVVNETAADIAMRGGLEVIMDRCIARAHAAMTGLSH, from the coding sequence ATGAGAAAAGAACAAAAGATACTTAAAAAAGCCGGAACCATTGCCGTAGTCGGCGCCTCGCCGGATATTTCCCGGCATTCCAACGCCGTTACCGCTTACCTGATAGCGTCCGGTTTTCGGGTGATACCGGTCAATCCCAATGCCGCCGAGGTTTTGGGGTTGAAAAGCTACCCGGACCTTAAATCCGTGCCGGAACCGGTGGACATCGTTAATGTCTTTCGGGCTTCAGAGCATACGCCGGAAATTGCCGAAGATGCCGTGGCTATCGGCGCCAGAGTGTTGTGGCTGCAGCAGGGCGTGGTCAATGAAACAGCGGCGGATATTGCCATGCGGGGCGGGCTGGAGGTCATTATGGACCGGTGTATCGCCCGGGCTCACGCCGCCATGACCGGTCTCAGTCACTAG
- a CDS encoding GNAT family N-acetyltransferase — translation MPCTFSPLSPAELSARWGGDINLSAPFPFVTPGWLNVWWRNFGADDELLLLLAEKDGQAVGLAPLRLAGGTVRFIGSADVCDYLDFVVREGGEDDFFAALLDNLAAAGVKQLELEALRPDSVTLKHLLPLARQRGLPLELTDTDVTLEMDLPADWETYLQSLSSHQRHEIKRKGRRLTEAVDVTFDIKEPDDVPAELAALLRLLRISRKDKAEFMTLEMEVFFRELAAAMADGGWLRFGHLRLNGDIVAAVMCFDYNNTRYLYNSGYEPEHSGLSVGLLSKVYSIQDAVERRMRVYDYLKGAEIYKYHLGGQEKPISNLRIELNGG, via the coding sequence ATGCCTTGTACATTTTCACCGCTGAGTCCGGCGGAGCTTTCGGCGCGATGGGGCGGTGATATTAACCTCAGCGCGCCTTTTCCGTTTGTCACTCCCGGGTGGCTAAACGTCTGGTGGCGCAATTTCGGAGCCGACGATGAACTCCTGCTGCTCCTGGCCGAAAAAGACGGCCAGGCCGTGGGCCTGGCGCCGCTCCGGCTGGCGGGCGGCACGGTGCGTTTTATCGGCAGTGCCGATGTTTGTGATTACCTGGATTTTGTAGTCCGTGAAGGCGGGGAAGACGATTTCTTTGCCGCCCTTTTGGATAATTTGGCTGCGGCCGGTGTAAAACAGCTGGAACTGGAAGCCCTGCGCCCGGATTCGGTTACCCTGAAGCATCTGCTGCCGCTGGCGCGGCAACGCGGCCTGCCGCTGGAACTGACCGATACCGATGTCACCCTGGAAATGGATCTTCCGGCAGACTGGGAAACCTATCTGCAAAGCCTGAGTTCGCATCAGCGTCACGAGATAAAGCGCAAAGGGCGGCGGCTGACCGAAGCCGTCGATGTCACATTTGACATAAAAGAACCTGACGATGTTCCGGCCGAGCTGGCGGCGCTGCTCCGGCTGCTCCGCATCAGCCGGAAAGACAAGGCCGAGTTCATGACCCTGGAGATGGAAGTTTTTTTCCGGGAACTGGCGGCGGCCATGGCTGATGGGGGCTGGCTGAGATTCGGGCACCTGCGGCTGAACGGGGACATTGTCGCCGCCGTCATGTGCTTTGATTATAATAACACCCGCTACCTGTATAACAGCGGCTATGAGCCGGAACACTCCGGTCTCAGCGTCGGCTTGCTGTCCAAGGTTTATTCCATTCAGGATGCCGTGGAGCGCCGGATGCGGGTTTATGATTATCTTAAAGGTGCTGAAATATACAAGTACCATCTGGGCGGACAGGAGAAACCGATCAGTAATCTCAGGATTGAGTTAAATGGCGGATAA
- a CDS encoding glycosyltransferase translates to MADNSKLSIAMLSVHSCPVGQPGGRDTGGMNVYIREMAAALGRRGHRVDIFTRAHDPRDAESEALAPGVRLVHIRAGAVAEMGKLTQFNNLPEFERNLHDFCRRDCAVYDLIHSHYWLSGEVGRKLAAELGVPHVFAFHTVGAAKDALGLGAPEPGLRLITEAEIVNDCRRIMCGTLGEADSVIRYHQGAADKVSVVPCGVDLGLFRPLDKTAARHILGQPEAPTVLYVGRLDKLKGIDRLVEAAALLKNKNCRLLVVGGDEHSRETLARLRLQAEVLGLADRVSFTGATPQSQMPWYYAAADVVAVPSYSETFGMVALEAVACGTPVVSADVGAARDIIKEGISGSVTPDNLPSSLAPALDDWLNRPTVDPEILHCSISDFSWDAVAVRVEAVFESLMVAKEDTEVCLNG, encoded by the coding sequence ATGGCGGATAACAGCAAACTGAGTATCGCCATGTTGTCGGTACACAGTTGTCCGGTGGGGCAGCCCGGCGGGCGCGATACCGGCGGCATGAACGTCTATATCCGGGAAATGGCCGCCGCCCTGGGACGGCGGGGGCATCGTGTGGATATCTTTACCCGTGCCCATGACCCGCGGGACGCGGAGTCGGAGGCATTAGCCCCTGGTGTCCGCCTGGTCCATATCCGGGCGGGAGCCGTGGCAGAAATGGGCAAACTGACCCAGTTTAATAATCTGCCGGAATTTGAACGCAATCTCCATGATTTTTGCCGCCGCGACTGCGCCGTCTATGACCTGATTCACTCCCACTACTGGCTGTCCGGTGAAGTCGGGCGCAAGCTGGCGGCTGAACTGGGCGTACCGCATGTTTTCGCCTTCCACACCGTGGGGGCGGCCAAGGACGCCCTCGGCCTGGGTGCACCGGAACCGGGCTTGAGGCTGATAACCGAGGCTGAAATAGTCAACGACTGCCGCCGCATCATGTGCGGCACCTTGGGGGAGGCGGACTCGGTTATCCGTTATCATCAGGGGGCCGCGGACAAGGTCAGCGTGGTGCCGTGCGGGGTTGACTTGGGCTTGTTCCGGCCGCTGGATAAAACGGCGGCCCGGCACATATTGGGCCAACCCGAAGCCCCGACGGTGCTGTACGTCGGCCGGCTGGATAAACTCAAAGGCATTGACCGTTTGGTTGAGGCCGCGGCTTTGTTAAAAAATAAAAACTGTCGTCTGCTGGTGGTCGGCGGCGATGAACACAGCCGGGAGACTCTGGCCCGGCTGCGCCTTCAGGCTGAAGTTCTGGGCCTCGCTGACCGGGTGAGTTTTACCGGCGCGACGCCGCAGTCCCAGATGCCTTGGTATTATGCCGCCGCCGATGTGGTCGCCGTGCCGTCTTACTCCGAGACCTTTGGTATGGTGGCTCTGGAAGCGGTCGCCTGCGGGACGCCGGTGGTTTCTGCTGATGTCGGCGCCGCCCGGGATATTATTAAAGAAGGGATTTCCGGCTCCGTCACGCCGGATAACCTGCCGTCGTCATTAGCCCCGGCGCTGGATGACTGGTTAAATCGCCCGACAGTTGACCCGGAAATACTGCATTGCTCCATCAGTGATTTCAGCTGGGACGCGGTGGCTGTGCGGGTGGAGGCGGTTTTTGAATCACTGATGGTTGCCAAAGAAGATACCGAGGTGTGTTTGAATGGATAG
- a CDS encoding PIG-L deacetylase family protein produces MDSVKQADVLVVMAHPDDPEFSSGGTIARLAGEGKRVVYVICTAGDKGTDDRQMPPARLVAIRMEEQRAAARTLGVEDVVFLGNPDQGLEATPELRKELVRLIRLYRPELVITHSPYQRYIWWHRDHRQCGEATMDAVFPYSRDHLAYPDLLAAGYEPHKVGEVWLAGAEDSDYRSDIEGFFDRKVEAIKCHRSQVGDDFAARLDRIKARASAAAEGEEFLLAESFKKIEIPW; encoded by the coding sequence ATGGATAGTGTAAAACAAGCCGATGTACTGGTGGTGATGGCGCATCCGGATGACCCGGAGTTTTCCTCCGGCGGCACCATTGCCCGGCTGGCTGGCGAGGGCAAGCGGGTGGTCTATGTCATCTGTACCGCCGGAGACAAGGGCACGGATGACCGGCAGATGCCGCCGGCCCGGTTGGTGGCCATCCGCATGGAAGAACAGCGGGCAGCCGCCCGAACCCTCGGTGTTGAAGACGTTGTGTTTCTGGGAAATCCGGATCAGGGACTGGAAGCCACGCCGGAGTTGCGCAAAGAGCTGGTGCGGTTGATTCGCCTTTACCGGCCGGAACTGGTCATTACCCACTCGCCTTACCAGCGCTATATCTGGTGGCACCGGGATCACCGGCAGTGCGGTGAGGCAACTATGGACGCGGTCTTTCCCTATTCGCGGGATCATCTGGCGTATCCGGACCTGCTGGCCGCCGGTTATGAGCCGCATAAGGTTGGAGAGGTCTGGCTGGCCGGGGCCGAGGATTCGGACTACCGCTCCGACATTGAAGGCTTTTTTGACCGCAAGGTTGAGGCCATCAAGTGCCACCGCAGTCAGGTGGGCGATGATTTTGCCGCCCGGCTGGATCGGATTAAAGCCCGGGCTTCCGCAGCCGCCGAAGGCGAAGAGTTTCTGCTGGCGGAATCGTTCAAGAAGATTGAGATACCGTGGTGA
- the tuf gene encoding elongation factor Tu: MAKQKFDRSKPHANVGTIGHVDHGKTTLTAAITTVLAAAGLAQKRSFDSIDNAPEEKARGMTIAISHVEYETANRHYAHIDCPGHADFVKNMITGAAQMDGAILVVSAPDGPMPQTREHVLLARQVQVPAIVVALNKVDIMEDEELLELVELEVRELLNKYKFPGDDTPVMRVAAVKALECACGKQECEWCGRILKLMDAVDTFIPMPERPKDKPFLMQVEDVFSIKGRGTVATGRVDRGVVKVGDEVEIVGLHHDTRKVVVTGVEMFHKLLDSAEPGDAVGLLLRGVERTDIERGQVMAKPGSIKPHTKAEAEVYVLSKDEGGRHTPFFNGYKPQFYIGTTDVTGNIELPAGVEMVMPGDNVKMKVNLIYPVAMEKGLRFAIREGGRTVGAGAITEILE, encoded by the coding sequence ATGGCTAAACAGAAATTTGATCGCTCTAAACCGCATGCCAACGTTGGCACCATCGGTCACGTTGACCATGGCAAGACCACGCTGACCGCCGCCATCACCACCGTGCTGGCCGCCGCCGGCCTGGCTCAGAAGCGCAGCTTTGATTCCATTGACAATGCGCCGGAAGAAAAAGCCCGCGGTATGACCATCGCCATCTCTCATGTTGAGTACGAGACGGCCAACCGTCACTATGCTCACATTGACTGCCCCGGCCATGCCGACTTTGTCAAGAACATGATCACCGGTGCCGCCCAGATGGACGGTGCCATCCTGGTGGTCAGCGCTCCCGACGGTCCCATGCCGCAGACCCGCGAGCATGTACTGCTGGCGCGTCAGGTCCAGGTGCCGGCCATTGTGGTCGCCCTGAACAAAGTGGACATCATGGAAGATGAAGAACTGCTGGAGCTGGTGGAGCTTGAAGTTCGCGAACTGCTGAACAAATACAAGTTCCCCGGTGATGACACTCCGGTCATGCGCGTGGCCGCCGTCAAGGCGCTGGAATGTGCCTGCGGCAAGCAGGAGTGTGAATGGTGCGGCCGCATCCTGAAACTGATGGATGCTGTTGATACCTTTATTCCCATGCCGGAACGCCCCAAGGACAAGCCGTTCCTGATGCAGGTAGAAGATGTCTTTTCCATCAAAGGCCGCGGCACCGTGGCCACCGGTCGGGTTGACCGCGGTGTAGTCAAGGTCGGCGATGAAGTTGAAATCGTTGGTCTGCACCATGACACCCGCAAGGTTGTTGTCACCGGTGTGGAAATGTTCCACAAACTGCTGGACAGCGCCGAGCCCGGCGATGCCGTCGGTCTGTTGCTCCGCGGTGTTGAACGCACCGATATTGAGCGCGGCCAGGTGATGGCCAAGCCCGGCTCCATCAAGCCGCACACTAAAGCCGAAGCCGAGGTCTATGTTCTGTCCAAGGACGAAGGTGGTCGCCACACTCCGTTCTTCAACGGTTACAAGCCCCAGTTCTACATCGGCACCACCGATGTCACCGGCAACATTGAGCTGCCGGCCGGCGTGGAGATGGTGATGCCTGGCGATAACGTCAAGATGAAGGTCAACTTAATCTACCCGGTTGCAATGGAAAAGGGTCTTCGGTTCGCCATCCGCGAAGGTGGCCGCACCGTAGGCGCCGGCGCCATCACCGAAATTCTGGAGTAA
- the rpmG gene encoding 50S ribosomal protein L33 translates to MAKTENRIVITFACTECSERVYTSSKNKRNDARRLEINKYCPRCRTHHLFRETK, encoded by the coding sequence ATGGCTAAGACAGAAAACCGGATCGTAATTACTTTTGCCTGCACCGAGTGCAGCGAGAGAGTATATACGTCGTCCAAAAACAAGCGCAATGACGCTCGGCGTCTGGAGATTAATAAGTATTGTCCCCGCTGCCGGACTCATCATTTGTTTCGGGAGACTAAGTGA
- the secE gene encoding preprotein translocase subunit SecE: MSKTNAKPPANKPAAAARPGFFGNIIAELKKVTWPTRDEIRKLTVMVLVVAFSVGLVLGVLDYGLSYLVDNFLLK; this comes from the coding sequence ATGTCAAAAACAAATGCCAAGCCGCCGGCTAACAAGCCGGCGGCTGCGGCCAGGCCTGGTTTTTTCGGCAATATCATTGCTGAACTGAAAAAGGTTACCTGGCCGACTCGGGATGAAATAAGAAAGCTGACCGTAATGGTATTGGTCGTGGCCTTTTCCGTCGGGCTGGTGCTCGGCGTACTGGACTATGGCCTGTCCTACCTGGTGGATAACTTCCTGCTGAAATAG
- the nusG gene encoding transcription termination/antitermination protein NusG gives MTENDRKWYVVHTYSGHEERVRKNLGERIQTLDLGEEICRVEVPTEEEVEVKNGLRRTIRRKILPGYVIVQMLMTDQNWNIVRNTPGVTGFVGTAGKPTPLKPHEVDRIITQMEAEAPRVKVGFKKGQSVRVVDGPFVDFIGMVDEVHADKGKVKVLLSLFGRETPVELDFLQVEKL, from the coding sequence TTGACGGAAAACGATAGAAAATGGTACGTGGTTCATACTTATTCCGGTCATGAAGAACGGGTGAGAAAGAACCTGGGCGAAAGAATTCAGACGCTGGATCTGGGCGAGGAAATCTGCCGCGTGGAAGTCCCCACCGAAGAAGAGGTGGAGGTCAAAAACGGTCTGCGGCGGACCATCCGGCGTAAGATTTTGCCTGGCTACGTCATTGTTCAAATGTTGATGACTGACCAGAACTGGAATATCGTTCGCAATACACCCGGTGTGACCGGGTTTGTCGGCACGGCCGGCAAACCGACGCCGCTTAAGCCCCATGAAGTTGACCGCATCATTACCCAGATGGAGGCGGAAGCCCCGCGGGTGAAGGTCGGCTTTAAGAAAGGCCAGAGCGTCCGGGTGGTTGACGGGCCGTTCGTTGACTTCATCGGTATGGTGGACGAGGTCCACGCCGACAAGGGCAAGGTTAAGGTATTGCTTTCACTGTTCGGTCGGGAAACCCCGGTGGAACTGGACTTTTTACAGGTGGAGAAGCTCTAA
- the rplK gene encoding 50S ribosomal protein L11 yields MAKKIKAIIKLQIPAGKANPAPPIGPALGQHGVNIMGFCKEYNERTASMEGTVVPVEITVFDDRSFTFITKTPPAADLLKKAAGVPKGATSPGQGAPIVISRAKVREIAELKMKDLNAVDVEGAVRIIAGSARSMGIKVE; encoded by the coding sequence TTGGCTAAGAAAATTAAAGCAATTATTAAATTGCAGATTCCCGCCGGTAAGGCTAATCCGGCACCGCCCATCGGTCCGGCGCTTGGTCAGCATGGCGTCAACATCATGGGTTTCTGTAAGGAATACAATGAGCGCACCGCTTCTATGGAAGGCACCGTGGTGCCGGTGGAGATTACCGTCTTTGATGACCGGTCTTTCACCTTCATCACCAAGACCCCGCCGGCCGCCGACCTGCTGAAGAAAGCCGCAGGCGTCCCCAAGGGTGCCACCAGTCCCGGTCAGGGTGCCCCCATTGTGATATCCCGCGCCAAGGTGCGCGAAATCGCTGAATTGAAAATGAAAGATCTCAACGCCGTTGATGTGGAAGGCGCCGTGCGTATTATCGCCGGTTCCGCCCGCAGCATGGGGATAAAGGTAGAATAA
- the rplA gene encoding 50S ribosomal protein L1 yields the protein MADHGKRFEAVEKLVESGKDYTAAEAVALAKQAATCKFDETVEMHLKMGLDPRNSAQVVRGVALMPHGLGKQVRVLVFAQGDAEKIARDAGADIVGGDDLVEKIAGGWLEFDVAIATPEMMGKVGKLGKSLGRKGLMPNPKAGTVVPASDLPQTIKEARMGRVEFKLDRTAIIHVILGKASFEEEKLVGNMTSLMEAIVRAKPAAAKGQYIKSAFLTTTMGPGIKLDMRSIMSLAGV from the coding sequence ATGGCAGACCATGGAAAAAGATTTGAAGCAGTAGAAAAGCTGGTGGAATCCGGCAAAGATTACACGGCCGCTGAGGCCGTTGCACTGGCCAAACAGGCCGCCACCTGTAAATTTGATGAGACCGTAGAGATGCACCTCAAGATGGGACTTGACCCGCGTAACTCTGCTCAGGTAGTCCGGGGCGTGGCGCTGATGCCGCACGGGTTGGGCAAGCAGGTGCGGGTGTTGGTTTTCGCTCAGGGCGATGCCGAAAAAATTGCCCGGGACGCCGGTGCCGATATTGTCGGCGGCGACGACCTGGTGGAAAAGATCGCCGGCGGCTGGCTGGAGTTTGATGTCGCCATCGCCACGCCGGAAATGATGGGTAAAGTCGGTAAACTGGGTAAGTCGCTCGGCCGCAAGGGGTTGATGCCTAATCCCAAGGCCGGCACCGTGGTACCCGCTTCCGATCTGCCGCAAACCATCAAGGAAGCCCGCATGGGCCGGGTGGAATTCAAGCTGGATCGGACTGCCATCATTCACGTTATCCTGGGTAAAGCCAGTTTTGAAGAAGAAAAACTGGTGGGCAATATGACGTCACTGATGGAAGCGATAGTGCGTGCCAAGCCCGCCGCAGCCAAAGGGCAGTACATTAAGAGTGCTTTCCTGACCACTACCATGGGCCCCGGCATTAAGCTGGATATGCGCTCCATCATGTCTCTTGCTGGGGTCTAG
- the rplJ gene encoding 50S ribosomal protein L10 — translation MVNAKVKLKKQQTIDELQKIIAESSVAIITNYRGVSTAELTGLRGKLRQSSVGYKVVKNTLVKSAAAGAGKDNLTALLDGPIALSWGYGEDVTGPAKLLLEHITKSKSVMTVEGGFLGSRALSAEDVTTLSKLPSKEILVAKVLGGIQAPLYKLVGTLNAPIQGLVTVLNGHLKQLEEAK, via the coding sequence ATGGTAAATGCCAAAGTTAAGCTGAAAAAACAGCAAACAATTGATGAGCTGCAAAAGATCATCGCTGAATCCAGCGTAGCCATCATCACCAATTACCGTGGTGTCAGCACCGCTGAACTCACCGGTTTACGCGGCAAACTGCGCCAGTCCAGCGTCGGTTACAAAGTGGTCAAAAACACGCTGGTTAAAAGCGCCGCTGCCGGTGCCGGTAAGGACAACCTGACGGCGCTGTTAGACGGGCCGATTGCCTTGTCCTGGGGCTACGGTGAGGATGTTACCGGGCCGGCCAAACTGCTACTGGAACACATCACCAAATCCAAGTCCGTAATGACTGTGGAGGGCGGTTTTCTCGGCTCTCGCGCCTTGTCCGCTGAGGATGTGACCACCCTGTCCAAACTGCCGTCAAAAGAGATTCTGGTGGCTAAGGTGCTGGGCGGTATTCAAGCCCCGCTCTACAAACTGGTCGGTACCCTTAACGCGCCCATTCAGGGTTTGGTGACTGTGTTGAACGGCCACCTGAAGCAATTAGAAGAAGCCAAATAA
- the rplL gene encoding 50S ribosomal protein L7/L12, with protein MAVKEIIAQIKELNVMDLADLVKALEEEFGVSAAVPMAAAAAPAGGGEAAAPAEEQTEFDVILKDIGANKINVIRVVRELTGLGLKESKEMVEAAPKAVKEAVSKEEAASVKEKLEAAGATVEVK; from the coding sequence ATGGCTGTTAAAGAAATCATCGCTCAAATCAAGGAACTCAACGTCATGGACCTGGCCGATCTGGTCAAGGCTCTGGAAGAAGAATTCGGCGTCAGTGCCGCGGTTCCCATGGCTGCTGCGGCGGCCCCGGCTGGCGGCGGCGAGGCTGCTGCCCCTGCTGAAGAGCAGACCGAATTTGATGTCATTCTGAAAGACATCGGCGCCAATAAGATCAACGTCATCCGGGTTGTTCGCGAACTGACCGGCCTGGGACTCAAAGAGTCCAAGGAAATGGTTGAAGCCGCTCCCAAAGCAGTCAAGGAAGCTGTCAGCAAGGAAGAAGCTGCCAGCGTTAAAGAGAAGCTGGAAGCTGCCGGCGCCACCGTCGAAGTTAAATAG
- a CDS encoding universal stress protein, translated as MFKKILLPLDGSDLAEAVIPYGEALARRTGAELVLLHACDESHHLHHTMHRLYLEKRAEIIAADLTGDGALPAVTAVTQFGQPTEVIQNYVANNGIDLVVMVREGSSTTQRQTTSLFDDVFRLVGCPAMLVPPHTPDGGRPLFNQILVPLDGSAGSEQALAPAVALARVDDGEITLFSMVREVYDAEPESDLVGDRGLYDREVSVKEQEKTGDYLEQLARKLRLEGLDADTRVDIGDDSSRLIAAAARVLGADMVVMATASVVSTWRAKSITHKLLAESELPLLIVRQQ; from the coding sequence ATGTTTAAGAAAATTCTGCTGCCGTTGGATGGTTCAGACCTGGCTGAAGCCGTGATTCCTTACGGAGAAGCCCTGGCCCGCCGGACCGGGGCCGAGTTGGTACTGCTACATGCCTGTGATGAAAGCCATCACCTGCACCATACCATGCATCGGCTGTACCTGGAGAAACGGGCGGAAATAATCGCTGCCGACCTCACCGGCGACGGCGCACTGCCGGCGGTGACCGCTGTAACTCAATTCGGTCAGCCGACCGAGGTTATCCAAAACTATGTGGCCAACAACGGGATTGACCTGGTTGTCATGGTGCGGGAAGGTTCCAGTACCACTCAGCGTCAGACAACGTCACTCTTTGACGACGTTTTCCGGTTGGTGGGCTGCCCGGCCATGCTGGTGCCGCCCCATACGCCGGATGGCGGCCGACCGCTGTTTAACCAAATTCTGGTCCCGCTGGACGGCAGCGCCGGCTCGGAACAAGCTCTGGCGCCGGCGGTGGCACTGGCCCGGGTTGATGACGGAGAAATCACCCTATTCAGCATGGTCAGGGAAGTTTACGATGCCGAACCGGAATCAGACCTGGTCGGCGACCGTGGTCTGTATGACCGGGAAGTATCAGTCAAAGAACAGGAAAAAACCGGGGATTACCTGGAACAACTAGCCCGCAAACTCCGGTTGGAGGGGCTTGATGCCGACACACGGGTAGACATCGGCGACGATTCATCCCGCCTGATTGCCGCTGCGGCCAGGGTGCTTGGGGCCGATATGGTGGTCATGGCGACGGCCTCGGTGGTGTCCACCTGGCGGGCAAAATCAATCACCCACAAACTTCTGGCAGAGAGCGAACTGCCGTTGCTCATCGTCCGACAGCAGTAA
- the coaE gene encoding dephospho-CoA kinase (Dephospho-CoA kinase (CoaE) performs the final step in coenzyme A biosynthesis.), translating into MITIGLTGGIGSGKSTVGAMLKDLGAAFIDADKVGHRLLREDEALKAEIVRLFGEDIVNGNGQIDRRRLAGIVFSDPAALNRLNAVTHPLINRAVAAEVAQLRQDGYQVIVVEAPLLVEAGWAAESDTIWLTVAPAKVVLKRLVEKMGYTEAEAGARIASQTSNDERRRYAAEVIDTDTSLEELKIRVERLWRGL; encoded by the coding sequence ATGATTACTATCGGACTAACCGGCGGTATCGGCAGCGGTAAGAGTACGGTCGGCGCTATGTTGAAAGACTTGGGCGCCGCGTTTATTGACGCGGATAAGGTCGGCCACCGGTTGTTGCGGGAAGATGAAGCGTTAAAGGCCGAGATTGTCCGTCTCTTCGGCGAGGATATAGTTAACGGCAACGGTCAGATTGACCGGCGGCGGCTGGCGGGTATTGTTTTCAGCGACCCGGCGGCGCTGAATCGTCTTAACGCGGTTACACATCCGTTAATCAACCGGGCGGTAGCCGCGGAAGTGGCGCAACTCAGACAAGATGGTTATCAGGTGATTGTTGTGGAGGCGCCTTTGCTGGTAGAGGCCGGATGGGCGGCCGAGTCCGACACTATCTGGCTGACGGTGGCCCCGGCGAAGGTGGTGCTCAAACGGCTGGTGGAAAAAATGGGTTACACCGAAGCCGAAGCCGGGGCGCGGATCGCCTCCCAAACATCCAACGATGAGCGGCGGCGTTACGCCGCTGAGGTAATAGACACCGATACCAGCCTGGAAGAGCTTAAAATCCGGGTAGAGCGGCTCTGGCGGGGATTGTAA
- a CDS encoding NAD-dependent epimerase/dehydratase family protein has protein sequence MILITGASGFVASHLIPRLHKDGHQLRCLVTNEAEGARIQAPGAELAVGNVTDTEGLRAAMAGVDTVIHLVAIIREFGPNTYHKINVVGTQNVVNAARDAGVKRFIHMGILGASPDPRYTYLHSKWLGMEAVKNSGLDYSILQPSVMFGQGAGFVASLIRSVNMVPFIVPIAGDGKSRLQPIWIGDVVSCVLKMVAGEKSGESCPVGGPEIVTYETMLDELLRAMGKKKLKVKIPRPLMLPVVAVMDKLFANPPISMGEFKSMEIENTTEPDAVENQFGFKPMPLRDGLGYLKKA, from the coding sequence ATGATACTCATCACCGGTGCCAGCGGTTTTGTCGCCAGCCACCTTATCCCCCGGCTGCACAAGGACGGTCACCAGCTGCGCTGTCTGGTCACCAATGAAGCTGAAGGTGCCCGCATCCAGGCCCCAGGTGCCGAACTGGCCGTGGGCAACGTCACCGATACAGAAGGTCTGCGGGCGGCCATGGCAGGTGTAGACACCGTCATTCACCTGGTGGCCATCATCCGGGAATTCGGGCCAAACACCTATCACAAAATTAACGTGGTCGGCACACAGAACGTGGTCAATGCCGCCCGGGATGCCGGAGTAAAGCGTTTCATCCACATGGGCATTCTGGGAGCTTCCCCCGACCCCCGCTACACTTATCTCCATTCCAAGTGGCTGGGCATGGAAGCGGTCAAAAACTCCGGCCTGGACTACTCCATTCTCCAGCCTTCGGTGATGTTCGGTCAGGGCGCCGGTTTTGTCGCTTCGCTGATACGCTCGGTTAATATGGTGCCGTTCATCGTCCCCATTGCCGGTGACGGTAAAAGCCGACTGCAGCCCATCTGGATCGGTGATGTGGTCAGCTGCGTTCTCAAAATGGTCGCCGGCGAAAAAAGCGGTGAGAGTTGCCCGGTCGGCGGCCCGGAAATTGTGACCTATGAGACCATGCTGGACGAACTCTTAAGAGCTATGGGCAAGAAAAAACTGAAGGTCAAAATACCCCGGCCGCTGATGCTGCCGGTGGTAGCCGTCATGGATAAGCTTTTCGCCAATCCGCCGATCAGCATGGGGGAGTTCAAATCCATGGAGATTGAAAACACCACCGAACCGGATGCCGTGGAGAATCAATTCGGTTTCAAACCCATGCCGCTGCGGGACGGGCTGGGCTATCTTAAAAAGGCCTGA